The Liolophura sinensis isolate JHLJ2023 chromosome 6, CUHK_Ljap_v2, whole genome shotgun sequence genomic sequence AAACAAATGGCCCAAGAGACATTTACACTAAAACTAAAAGCGGAAGCTTCACATTTTCTGTAACCAAAACAATGACTGACAAAAGACAAATATACCACTAGCTGAATTTTCTCTGATATTTGACAGAATCATATAACTGTTTTCTGGTTTTCTgcataataaaaaagaaaacatcatcATTAATTATATACCCCAGTAATATGCTTGTAAAGAAGACTgaagaaatgtttaattttgtatGCATCAAGCATCAGACATATTTTGGTCTGTGcctctttaatattttaaaatattccaGGACACTTAAAACCACAAGAGTTTTGTAACTCCAGAAGCCAGTCATGGCAGAGTGAATAACAGACCCAGCCATCAGGCTTAGTGTCACTGATCTATATGGCTTAATGGCTCAATGTCACATTGGCCAAATTTCAGCCTTATCACAGCGATTTGGGACTCTGATATGAAGCTGTCCTTCAAATACAATGGGACTTAAAAAAACACTGTGCCATGGAAGGGCTTGTTTTCAATGGCCTTTCGGCTTGATTGGTAGAAAgaactttaaaggagaagaaaacataaatatgatgtaaaaATCATACAAAAAGGGCGTTAAAACTTACTTGCAAATATAGTCTTTCATActttgtttgattattttttacaGGAGAAAacggtatttgaaaatattttggtgtGATTTGGGATGACCTTTTGGTacttatcgttgttgcataatgatattctaaataaggatgtgatgcatgtctaataaaaaCATTCGAACATAAATTTGGTGTTTATATCTGAACATGTGCGTTTGACCTGAATtacgataatatttatgaatatattaaaaatataaaaatgatcaaaatcaaggttgaacacatttgttagctaaaTAGACCAAAGCCTAGTGAacatatattaaacatgtgttacatcttcATTATTACACAAAAGGCTGTCCCAAGTACCCATcacacaaaacttttttttcaagtgtCTCTTtccctttaaagaaaaatcaataaaaatattgaagaccaccaTTAACaactaactttttgcactctttcatctgaactttatctAACTTTGATGTTTTCTCTTTAAGTGAAGATTTCGTGACCTGGCATATGTACATAGTGGTAGAACTAAAAGCTTGAACAACAGATGGATGGACAGCTGCCATACCATAATTGGACTAGTAATACGGGAGCATAAAAACTGGTTCTTTCTGGTCAGTAtaataaacatgaataaaaaaaaaaaaattttaaaatgtatactaTTAATACACCTGGCAAAGACCAAAATGTACGATGAAATATATCCCAAGGAACACACTGGTACTtctccatgtacctgtaaatgggAATCCCAGTTTTTAATCACTACGACCACAACTTTGATGACGTCGTGAAACACATgctcaactgtacatgtatatcctggtACTAGATGTACTAAAATCAGTGTAAAATCTGATGTGCTGGGAATTTGAACTTCTGATGGTTATGCCATCTTGATGGGTCATAGTGTCGTCTTTTACCTCTTACAGCATGAATTTTGTATGCAATGTCAACCATGCTGCAATGTTGTTAAAGATTCCAGCCCTACAAAAACTGAACTGCAAGCAACAGTGTGCTTGCATATTGGTTAACGATTATTGAGTAAACATTGCTCTCTCTCTGCAAAGCCTGCTGTCGGCCTGTTTGAACTTGTTCAGTCACTTTCTATGACAAGCCTCAGGTGAGTGCACAAAACCATTCCTCTGTGGACAGGGTGATGAATACACCTTGATGGGTGAGAGACGTGCACACAGGTGAGGTATGATCACTGAGTGGGCCGTCTTACCTTAGACAGGAGAGTCAACCTTCACCAGGTAAACATCATAACACTAAACACTGAGATACTAAGCTAGCCCACTGTTTAAATCTGAATTTAACACAGAGCACTGTTACCAGCTTTGCTGCATGAATTGCTGCTGAAAGCAACAGAGAAGACCAAAGTGTGTTTCAAGACtaaatgtatgtgaaatacGAGACCTTTGTGACACAATAAATGCCTTTATTTTCTCCAGTGTCACGTACCTGATTCCAGCGACACCTGGTATCTACCTACCGCTCAGTGAAGTTACTGGAGATCTATCAGAGATGGCTGAGGACTTGACACCTGATCAGTACGGTCAGGTGTTAGAGGAGATGACACCCATACTGGTGGACACGCTGACACTAGACTCACAGGTGTACTCAGAACTGCTACAGAGTAGACTCTATAACCACAACATGGTCAGCACCATCAGGGTAGGTACAGCTGTTTATACTGTGTCCACCTCAGCAATGATATTAACACACAATGTATTATAGCTTCACACTTTCATGCCACATCATCTGATTTTAGCCAAAAAGTTTTAGGTAATATCCAAGAAGTGTATCTTTCTTGCTTTATCTTTAcagtttatttcaccaccaaacCAGGCTCCTGTATTGATATGTGTATTAATCATACCCAGCCCCTGTGTTTGACCCCATCAAATCGCCCAGCCCAAAACATATGCTACATTCTAACAATACCACTAAGACAATTATTCAAATTGCCTGACTTGTACATAGCTGTACTGTCTACAGGTATTAGATGCAAGTCATAACGTTAATCACATGTGATATTAAACCTAACTGAAAAAAGAACCAAACACTTTTCAAGGTGATGTTACAATATTGCAGCCACATGAGGATATAAACGGCATTCAGCCTTTTCAGATTTGAGCACAAAACTCTGATTACCTGATCAACATGCATGCAGCAAGAAGTTTCAGATAATCAAGATAGTAGATTAGCTCAGTGACAACAATTATCATGTTACTGACTTGTACTAACAGGTCAGTGACAGAGAAGTCTGATATCACCAGGTTATTCAGTAGCTACTGTATGTCACACAACATTAATTTCTGTACCAAAAGCTGGATTGTCCAACAAGGATAAGTGGACATAATCAGGACAAAGGGTCAGAATTGCAagcttgaacagtttttcctttGTACCCATGATTTATAACACTTCTTCCTTTCCTCTGAAAATCACATAAATGGGAACAGAAAAGACTATACATTTAGGACCTTCTTTCCTGCATTCAATCTGTAACTCTGCTTGCAGGCCTCTttttaacagattgatttactctaattcgtcaaccttttcaaccacatcTGTAAccgatattttgaaacattctgatagAACTGgagggtgtagagaaataatttgcacagttttatgaagcttgcatctttcagaatagaaataaatcattttccgcatcattttcataactgTATgctaaattccactgaaaaaagtgctttagaggttgaaaacattgaagatacatgtatacagtgcacAAGTTTTAGGCTTTGTGTGaatttacaactacatgtacatgtataaatctcaCTGTATAGTTCACTTACTGGACATAAGGCCCATATTCTGTATGATGAACCACACTTATACTGTAGGATCTAAATCAACTGAAAAACTTTCCAAATGTTTCCcaattttatcatttatctGCTTTCCAGACACAGCCAACATTTTCTCAGAAGGTGAAAGAAGTTAACCATTTCCTGGTTGAAAAGctcaaagaaaacacaaacaatttcaacacattttgtcatgtgtTGACAAGCACTGGTCAGGGTCCCATCTCTAACATGCTCAAACAGGCTGTCAGGAGAAGAATTAAAGGTATGAGCTCTTACGTCAATCTGGACAAATATCATACGTCatcttttatttaatttattatcaaTCTAATgcatatgaaaaaatatatgataACCACCATCTTCTCCAAACAAATTTATGCCcagaaatatcacaaaatctgaACAATTTTTTCTATTAATATAGGGATGCATTGCTACGATTAGAAGTGTAGGGAAATAGCTGTAGATGACGTTAGTCACATATTTTAGAATGACCACCCAAAATTATTGCCCTTCATCatcacaatacatatacatgtacatttgggtTCATTTTTCAGAATTAAAAGCTGCAGAAGCTGATCCATAGAGACTCCTGTACAACCATGCACAAATGAACACACCTGACAACGGCCTACGCAAACTGACCGTAGCAACAGCTGTGATACTGTCGAATATTCATACTACTCATCAGTCAAACGTTAAAGTATCAATGAAAGTcaagaaaaacagttttaattcgTTAGTCTTTAGGAATGCCACTGCACTCTGCATAGAGAATAAAGAGGGCTTCTCCAACTCTGAAGTCCTGGTTATCACATCCAGTTtgatttactcatttatttacatgaactaTTAACACTGGTATCCTTAATTAGATTCCAAGCCAAGATTTCCTTGAATCTGGAAAAAACCGCATCACACAAATACAGTATTCAACAGTAACACCAGCGAGTATAAAACCTCCACAACTGCCCAAGCCTGGTATGTCAGGAAACACCTGTCTCCgtttctgatgtacatgtaggcctaaataaaaaatatcacacCACACATTGAGACCAATATTACGGGCTTGGGAATATCGCAAAATAAGTAACTAGCTGTTTATGTATGTCAAACGGTACAAAACAGTAATTTTCTTCAAGAAAGGTTTGCATTCAGTTGTGTCGCTGTTGTTGTGTTTCTCTAGATTTATGTCTAGTGTGCGCTCATAGTCTTTTACTGCCCACTGGTTTACGCAACGAtgtttaaaatcaatttttcagaTAGTCTTCGTGTAAGTTGTAAGTGGCACAACTTGGTATGAATGACCATAAAAGATTAGCTTTCAAAGTGATGTATCCACGTGACATAAGCAAAAAATTCCACAAACGtctgttttctgaaatttttcagtttacatTGGTCTACTAATGTGTGAAGAGTATTTAACGACACTGGCATGATTAGAAAACAGGCATTCAATGGCACAAAAAGTTAAATCTATCCAAAACCCTGCCGAGTGTCTTTCCATGTCTTGTCAAGCTGGTGAGGCTCACTGAGGTGTGACTGAGATGTGAACTAGTGTAACGGATCAACTACAGGTAATCCCCTACTCCCCCACAGAGAGCTTACAACTTAAGTCAACAGCCCTCGCAAGACATCATGgtatacattttctgaaaatgtgtctGAATTTATTGAGAAGGTACGGTACTATTATTTTAATACTGGTGTTAAACTCTGCTCAggaaatgttcattttataaTACACAGTGGTAATCATGCAG encodes the following:
- the LOC135469076 gene encoding uncharacterized protein LOC135469076, which encodes MAEDLTPDQYGQVLEEMTPILVDTLTLDSQVYSELLQSRLYNHNMVSTIRTQPTFSQKVKEVNHFLVEKLKENTNNFNTFCHVLTSTGQGPISNMLKQAVRRRIKELKAAEADP